The following are encoded in a window of Nomia melanderi isolate GNS246 chromosome 6, iyNomMela1, whole genome shotgun sequence genomic DNA:
- the Chd1 gene encoding chromodomain-helicase-DNA-binding protein 1 isoform X2 — MQKTLESESGKESGSDSENESKSDSSSSGSNTGSGSGSESDSSSSSGSGSGSGSDSEKSEKSDAPAQSDSFQSKSSNHSTETKVRLKNESSREWDENPDIYGIRRSGRSRKEPERLATQRESDSDSRKKFKKKSSHNSWNSDSSDSESDDIESRRPPPSKSLNRRAAQKAKEKARARKKRISESSENSSFDSDDNRRQVTRRTGTAVSYKEESEERTDSEDLVEVEEGSTATVEPDNAETIERILGQRIGKKGVTGNVTTIYAIEENGDPNPEDLSNEETEMQYLIKWKGWSHIHNTWESEESLKAQKVKGLKKLDNFIKREREIQQWRDYAGPEDIDYFECQLELQQDLLKSYNNVERIIAEYNKPDSEHPDYYCKWESLPYAEATWEDGALIVKKWPEKIKEFRDREESKRTPSKHCKVLKSRPKFHQLKGQPDYMGKGRELTLRDYQMDGLNWMIHSWCKENSVILADEMGLGKTIQTICFLYYLFHTQQLHGPFLLVVPLSTMTSWQREMSQWAPDMNFVTYLGDVTSRNVIREYEWCYSSKRLKFNAILTTYEIVLKDKAFLGALNWAVLLVDEAHRLKNDDSLLYKALADFHTNHRLLITGTPLQNSLKELWALLHFIMPAKFNSWEEFEKEHDNAAQKGYSKLHKQLEPFILRRVKKDVEKSLPAKVEQILRVEMTSLQKQYYKWILTKNYNALRKGVKGSTMTFLNIVIELKKCCNHAFLTKPTENERKDNNEDYLQQIIRGSGKLVLLDKLLVRLRETGHRVLIFSQMVRMLDILGEYLQKRHFPFQRLDGSIKGELRKQALDHFNAEGSQDFCFLLSTRAGGLGINLATADTVIIFDSDWNPQNDLQAQARAHRIGQKNQVNIYRLVTKNSVEEEIVERAKQKMVLDHLVIQRMDTTGRTVLDKKNAGTNNNPFNKEDLNAILKFGAEDLFKDEEDGDEEPTCDIDEILRRAETRDEGPSTVGDELLSAFKVASFAAFEEESEPVSQPNDNDDESKDWAEIIPENYRKKVEEEEKSKEMEDLYLPPRSRKTLQQINQSEGRGRKRKKADDSDDGEDSGSEAEGSDDERPKKRGRPRVTPRENIKSFTDAEIRRFVKSYKKFPAPLKRLDDIAADAELQEKPMSELRFLGDQLRSRCDACITEFESTAKENKGEEEGKGPGRKRGRGPTFKIGGVMVNAKSFSAAVKELEPLEQALPSDSEQRSNWHIDAKLKPANFDGDWSSEDDSRLLRGIYQHGMGSWEAIKMDSSLKLGDKILPNSKLQLKKINARAEYLLKVLKKQIDTKLGVTKARKPRKAKEVKSAITKEIIEENDSSGDESSKAKSKVEKPPVKKEEEVVVKKETKEEVEDVPEEKKKDKKTKKEKKENKRTKKTKQAAGPMHFTANNEPRALDVLGDLDPSIFNECKEKMRPVKKALKALDRPDQSLSEAEQVAHTRQCLVQIGNQINTCLEEYRDPEQIKEWRSNLWYFVSKFTEFDAKKLYKLYKHATKKGGDGSMSATSSPEKKEESSNPKHTDKTYDKHIDKPQVDTNKERSQKRRVEDMEETSNSSTPSKKHFSAISAVSSISNTSTVTIGAITITPITSTPNSTSSTTNSTDTPRHKEKESKHNKDVKRDRDRDRDRDRAHGDRSMDRMSGGKDERIRRDSGGYSISGHYSGSREDDHWLSRDGRDMRDGRFGDHKRDRFDSYGRMSSGYHRDRDRDRDRNMHMNDKRSDYYRYPSGPPSYGYGPGGYGGGGGGGYPPSDIPPSHFRGRGYPGDGYPSDWRSNKDYRRDYDRRPPPPNANS, encoded by the exons ATGCAG AAAACATTAGAATCTGAGTCTGGTAAGGAATCTGGATCTGATTCTGAAAATGAAAGCAAGAGTGATAGCTCTTCTTCGGGGAGCAATACAGGATCTGGTTCAGGATCAGAAAG TGACTCTAGCTCCTCGAGTGGTTCCGGTTCTGGATCAGGCTCTGATTCTGAGAAATCAGAGAAGTCGGATGCACCTGCACAAAGCGATAGCTTCCAGAGCAAAAGTTCAAATCACAGCACAGAAACAAAAGTTAGGCTTAAAAATGAGTCTAGTCGTGAGTGGGATGAGAATCCTGATATATATGGCATCAGGAGATCCGGGCGATCTAGAAAAGAGCCTGAAAGGCTTGCAACACAGCGTGAAAGCGATAGCGATAGTCGcaagaaatttaagaaaaaaag TTCGCACAATTCCTGGAATTCAGATTCTTCAGATTCTGAGTCTGATGATATTGAAAGTAGGAGACCTCCGCCTAGTAAATCGCTAAACAGACGAGCGGCTCAAAAGGCAAAAGAAAAAGCCAGAGCACGGAAGAAAAGAATTTCAGAGTCGTCTGAAAATTCATCCTTTGATAGTGATGATAACAGAAG ACAAGTTACAAGAAGAACTGGCACTGCAGTGAGTTATAAAGAGGAAAGTGAAGAAAGAACTGACAGTGAAGACTTGGTAGAAGTTGAAGAAGGTAGCACTGCAACCGTAGAACCTGATAATGCGGAAACAATCGAACGAATTTTGGGACAGAGAATTGGCAAGAAAGGAG TCACAGGAAATGTTACAACAATTTACGCTATCGAAGAAAATGGAGATCCCAATCCGGAAGACTTATCTAATGAAGAAACAGAAATGCAATATCTAATAAAATGGAAAGGGTGGTCTCACATTCATAATACATGGGAGTCAGAGGAATCTTTAAAAGCACAAAAAGTTAAAGGACTAAAAAAATTAGATAACTTTATTAAACGAGAACGAGAAATTCAGCAATGGAGGGATTATGCAGGACCTGAAGATATAGATTATTTTGAATGTCAATTAGAACTTCAGCAAGATCTCCTGAAAAGTTATAATAATGTTGAAAGGATTATTGCTGAATATAATAAGCCAGACTCTGAACACCCAGATTATTATTGTAAATGGGAGAGCTTACCATATGCCGAGGCTACATGGGAAGATGGAGCTTTGATTGTTAAGAAGTGGCCAGAAAAAATTAAGGAGTTTCGTGATAGAGAAGAATCAAAGAGAACGCCAAGCAAACACTGCAAAGTTCTGAAATCGAGACCCAAATTTCACCAGTTAAAAGGGCAACCAGATTATATGGGTAAAGGGCGAGAATTAACACTTAGAGATTATCAAATGGATGGATTGAATTGGATGATACATTCTTGGTGCAAAGAAAATAG TGTTATTTTAGCAGATGAAATGGGTCTTGgtaaaacaatacaaactaTATGCTTCCTTTATTACTTGTTCCATACACAACAGCTTCACGGGCCATTTTTATTAGTAGTTCCTCTATCTACAATGACTTCCTGGCAAAGAGAAATGTCACAGTGGGCTCCAGACATGAATTTCGTAACATATTTGGGTGATGTTACTTCTCGTAATGTC attAGAGAATACGAGTGGTGTTACAGTTCAAAGAGATTAAAATTCAATGCCATACTTACCACGTACGAAATAGTACTTAAGGACAAAGCATTTTTGGGTGCCTTAAATTGGGCAGTGTTATTAGTTGACGAGGCGCACCGATTAAAAAATGACGATTCCCTTTTATATAAAGCACTAGCCGACTTTCATACAAATCATCGGCTTTTAATAACTGGTACACCGTTGCAAAACAGCTTGAAAGAATTATGGGCTTTACTACACTTCATAATGCCTGCTAA ATTTAATTCCTGGGAAGAGTTCGAGAAAGAACATGATAACGCGGCACAAAAGGGGTATTCGAAATTGCATAAACAATTGGAACCATTTATTTTGCGACGCGTCAAAAAAGATGTAGAAAAGTCATTACCTGCTAAGGTTGAACAGATTCTACGCGTGGAAATGACATCTTTACAAAAACAGTACTACAAATGGATATTGACAAAAAATTATAACGCATTACGAAAAGGTGTTAAAGGCTCTACTATGACTTTCctaaatattgttattgaatTAAAGAAGTGCTGTAATCACGCGTTTCTTACAAAACCTACGGAGAATGAGAGAAAAGATAATAATGAGGACTATCTGCAACAAATAATTCGTGGTTCTGGGAAGTTAGTTCTTCTTGATAAATTGTTGGTGAGACTGCGGGAGACAGGTCACCGAGTATTAATATTCAGTCAAATGGTTCGGATGTTAGATATTCTTGGCGAATATTTGCAAAAGCGGCATTTTCCATTCCAAAGGTTAGATGGAAGTATAAAAGGGGAATTACGGAAACAGGCGTTAGATCATTTTAATGCGGAAGGATCGCaagatttttgttttttattatcaacTAGAGCAGGTGGTCTAGGTATTAATCTGGCTACCGCTGATACGGTTATTATATTTGATTCTGACTGGAATCCACAAAACGATTTGCAAGCACAAGCCAGAGCACATCGTATTGGTCAAAAGAATCAG GTAAACATTTATCGATTAGTAACAAAGAATTCTGTAGAAGAAGAAATAGTAGAAAGAGCGAAGCAAAAGATGGTCCTCGATCATCTTGTGATTCAACGGATGGATACGACTGGTCGTACAGTATTAGATAAAAAAAACGCAGGGACCAATAACAATCCATTTAACAAAGAAGATCTAAATGCTATTTTGAAATTTGGCGCTGAAGATTTGTTCAAGGATGAAGAGGATGGAGACGAAGAGCCgact tGCGATATCGACGAAATCCTAAGAAGAGCGGAAACAAGAGACGAAGGGCCTTCAACGGTAGGAGATGAATTGCTGTCTGCATTCAAAGTAGCTAGTTTCGCTGCATTTGAAGAAGAGTCTGAACCTGTTAGTCAACCAAATGACAATGATGATGAAAGTAAAGACTGG GCGGAAATTATTCCAGAAAATTACAGGAAAAAagttgaagaagaagaaaagtcGAAAGAAATGGAAGATCTATATTTACCACCAAGAAGTCGAAAAACTCTACAacaaattaatcaaagtgaag GAAGAGGTAGAAAACGAAAGAAGGCTGATGATAGTGATGATGGAGAAGACTCTGGAAGTGAAGCTGAAGGTAGTGATGATGAACGTCCTAAGAAAAGAGGTAGACCGAGGGTTACTCCTcgggaaaatataaaaagcttCACTGATGCAGAA ATACGAAGATTTGTGAAAAGTTACAAGAAATTCCCTGCACCATTAAAACGTCTAGATGATATAGCAGCAGACGCGGAATTGCAAGAAAAACCAATGTCAGAATTGCGTTTCTTGGGAGACCAACTGAGAAGTAGATGTGATGCTTGTATAACTGAATTTGAAAGTACGGCCAAAGAAAATAAAGGGGAAGAAGAGGGTAAAGGTCCAGGCCGTAAAAGAGGTCGAGGTCCGACATTTAAGATTGGTGGTGTTATGGTTAATGCAAAATCTTTCTCGGCAGCAGTAAAGGAACTTGAACCTTTGGAACAAGCTTTGCCATCAGATTCTGAACAGCGATCGAATTGGCATATAGATGCCAA attaaaacCTGCCAACTTTGATGGTGATTGGAGTTCTGAAGATGATTCTAGACTTCTGAGAGGCATATACCAACATGGCATGGGTTCATGGGAAGCAATAAAAATGGACAGTAGTTTAAAACTTGGTGACAAAATTCTTCCCAATAGTAAGctccaattaaaaaaaattaatgcaCGAGCTGAATACCTGTTAAAAGTACTAAAGAAACAAATTGATACCAAATTAGGAGTG acTAAAGCAAGGAAACCAAGAAAGGCAAAAGAAGTGAAATCTgcaattacgaaagaaattatagaagaaAATGACAGTTCAGGTGATGAAAGTAGTAAAGCTAAATCAAAAGTGGAAAAg CCACCCgtgaagaaagaggaagaggtgGTTgtcaaaaaagaaactaaagaaGAAGTTGAAGATGTCccagaagagaagaagaaggacaaaaaaactaaaaaggagaagaaagaaaataaaaggactAAAAAGACTAAACAAGCTGCTGGGCCAATGCATTTTACTGCTAATAACGAACCAAGAGCTCTTGACGTTCTTGGAGACCTAGATCCTTCTATATTTAACGAG TGCAAAGAAAAAATGAGACCCGTAAAGAAAGCACTTAAAGCTTTAGACAGGCCTGATCAGTCTTTAAGTGAAGCAGAGCAAGTTGCTCATACAAGGCAGTGCCTTGTACAAATTGGAAATCAAATTAATACCTGCCTAGAAGAATACAGGGACCCAGAACAAATTAAAGAGTGGAGAAGTAATTTATGGTACTTTGTGTCAAAGTTCACAGAATTTGATGCAAAAAAACTTTATAAGTTATATAAACATGCGACTAAGAAGGGTGGTGACGGTAGTATGAGTGCTACATCCAGtccagaaaaaaaggaagaatctAGTAACCCTAAG CATACTGACAAAACATATGACAAACATATCGATAAACCGCAAGTAGATACTAATAAAGAAAGATCACAAAAACGTAGAGTCGAAGATATGGAGGAAACATCTAATAGTAGCACGCCAAGTAAGAAACACTTCTCAGCCATTTCTGCTGTAAGCAGTATCAGCAATACGTCTACGGTTACTATTGGTGCTATCACTATTACTCCTATTACATCGACTCCAAATTCTACATCAAGTACCACTAATAGTACGGACACGCCGCGACATAAAGAAAAAGAGTCGAAACACAACAAGGATGTAAAAAGAGATAGGGATCGCGACAGAGATAGAGACAGAGCACATGGTGATAGGAGTATGGATAGAATGAGTGGAGGAAAAGACGAGAGGATCAGACGAGATAGCGGTGGTTATAGCATAAGTGGTCACTATAGTGGTAGCAGAGAAGATGATCATTGGCTGTCGCGTGATGGAAGAGATATGAGAGATGGAAG ATTTGGAGATCACAAACGTGATCGCTTCGATTCTTACGGACGAATGTCCAGTGGATATCACCGTGACAGAGACAGAGATCGTGATCGAAACATGCACATGAATGATAAAAGAAG TGATTATTACAGATATCCGTCAGGACCGCCAAGTTATGGATATGGCCCAGGAGGAtatggcggtggtggtggtggtggctaCCCTCCTTCAGATATTCCCCCAAGCCACTTTAGAGGGCGAGGTTATCCCGGAGACGGGTATCCTAGCGACTGGCGATCAAACAAAGATTATAGACGGGACTATGATAGAAGACCTCCTCCACCAAATGCCAACTCCTAG
- the Chd1 gene encoding chromodomain-helicase-DNA-binding protein 1 isoform X3 has protein sequence MQKTLESESGKESGSDSENESKSDSSSSGSNTGSGSGSESDSSSSSGSGSGSGSDSEKSEKSDAPAQSDSFQSKSSNHSTETKVRLKNESSREWDENPDIYGIRRSGRSRKEPERLATQRESDSDSRKKFKKKSSHNSWNSDSSDSESDDIESRRPPPSKSLNRRAAQKAKEKARARKKRISESSENSSFDSDDNRRQVTRRTGTAVSYKEESEERTDSEDLVEVEEGSTATVEPDNAETIERILGQRIGKKGVTGNVTTIYAIEENGDPNPEDLSNEETEMQYLIKWKGWSHIHNTWESEESLKAQKVKGLKKLDNFIKREREIQQWRDYAGPEDIDYFECQLELQQDLLKSYNNVERIIAEYNKPDSEHPDYYCKWESLPYAEATWEDGALIVKKWPEKIKEFRDREESKRTPSKHCKVLKSRPKFHQLKGQPDYMGKGRELTLRDYQMDGLNWMIHSWCKENSVILADEMGLGKTIQTICFLYYLFHTQQLHGPFLLVVPLSTMTSWQREMSQWAPDMNFVTYLGDVTSRNVIREYEWCYSSKRLKFNAILTTYEIVLKDKAFLGALNWAVLLVDEAHRLKNDDSLLYKALADFHTNHRLLITGTPLQNSLKELWALLHFIMPAKFNSWEEFEKEHDNAAQKGYSKLHKQLEPFILRRVKKDVEKSLPAKVEQILRVEMTSLQKQYYKWILTKNYNALRKGVKGSTMTFLNIVIELKKCCNHAFLTKPTENERKDNNEDYLQQIIRGSGKLVLLDKLLVRLRETGHRVLIFSQMVRMLDILGEYLQKRHFPFQRLDGSIKGELRKQALDHFNAEGSQDFCFLLSTRAGGLGINLATADTVIIFDSDWNPQNDLQAQARAHRIGQKNQVNIYRLVTKNSVEEEIVERAKQKMVLDHLVIQRMDTTGRTVLDKKNAGTNNNPFNKEDLNAILKFGAEDLFKDEEDGDEEPTCDIDEILRRAETRDEGPSTVGDELLSAFKVASFAAFEEESEPVSQPNDNDDESKDWAEIIPENYRKKVEEEEKSKEMEDLYLPPRSRKTLQQINQSEGRGRKRKKADDSDDGEDSGSEAEGSDDERPKKRGRPRVTPRENIKSFTDAEIRRFVKSYKKFPAPLKRLDDIAADAELQEKPMSELRFLGDQLRSRCDACITEFESTAKENKGEEEGKGPGRKRGRGPTFKIGGVMVNAKSFSAAVKELEPLEQALPSDSEQRSNWHIDAKLKPANFDGDWSSEDDSRLLRGIYQHGMGSWEAIKMDSSLKLGDKILPNSKLQLKKINARAEYLLKVLKKQIDTKLGVTKARKPRKAKEVKSAITKEIIEENDSSGDESSKAKSKVEKPPVKKEEEVVVKKETKEEVEDVPEEKKKDKKTKKEKKENKRTKKTKQAAGPMHFTANNEPRALDVLGDLDPSIFNECKEKMRPVKKALKALDRPDQSLSEAEQVAHTRQCLVQIGNQINTCLEEYRDPEQIKEWRSNLWYFVSKFTEFDAKKLYKLYKHATKKGGDGSMSATSSPEKKEESSNPKKHTDKTYDKHIDKPQVDTNKERSQKRRVEDMEETSNSSTPSKKHFSAISAVSSISNTSTVTIGAITITPITSTPNSTSSTTNSTDTPRHKEKESKHNKDVKRDRDRDRDRDRAHGDRSMDRMSGGKDERIRRDSGGYSISGHYSGSREDDHWLSRDGRDMRDGRFGDHKRDRFDSYGRMSSGYHRDRDRDRDRNMHMNDKRRYPSGPPSYGYGPGGYGGGGGGGYPPSDIPPSHFRGRGYPGDGYPSDWRSNKDYRRDYDRRPPPPNANS, from the exons ATGCAG AAAACATTAGAATCTGAGTCTGGTAAGGAATCTGGATCTGATTCTGAAAATGAAAGCAAGAGTGATAGCTCTTCTTCGGGGAGCAATACAGGATCTGGTTCAGGATCAGAAAG TGACTCTAGCTCCTCGAGTGGTTCCGGTTCTGGATCAGGCTCTGATTCTGAGAAATCAGAGAAGTCGGATGCACCTGCACAAAGCGATAGCTTCCAGAGCAAAAGTTCAAATCACAGCACAGAAACAAAAGTTAGGCTTAAAAATGAGTCTAGTCGTGAGTGGGATGAGAATCCTGATATATATGGCATCAGGAGATCCGGGCGATCTAGAAAAGAGCCTGAAAGGCTTGCAACACAGCGTGAAAGCGATAGCGATAGTCGcaagaaatttaagaaaaaaag TTCGCACAATTCCTGGAATTCAGATTCTTCAGATTCTGAGTCTGATGATATTGAAAGTAGGAGACCTCCGCCTAGTAAATCGCTAAACAGACGAGCGGCTCAAAAGGCAAAAGAAAAAGCCAGAGCACGGAAGAAAAGAATTTCAGAGTCGTCTGAAAATTCATCCTTTGATAGTGATGATAACAGAAG ACAAGTTACAAGAAGAACTGGCACTGCAGTGAGTTATAAAGAGGAAAGTGAAGAAAGAACTGACAGTGAAGACTTGGTAGAAGTTGAAGAAGGTAGCACTGCAACCGTAGAACCTGATAATGCGGAAACAATCGAACGAATTTTGGGACAGAGAATTGGCAAGAAAGGAG TCACAGGAAATGTTACAACAATTTACGCTATCGAAGAAAATGGAGATCCCAATCCGGAAGACTTATCTAATGAAGAAACAGAAATGCAATATCTAATAAAATGGAAAGGGTGGTCTCACATTCATAATACATGGGAGTCAGAGGAATCTTTAAAAGCACAAAAAGTTAAAGGACTAAAAAAATTAGATAACTTTATTAAACGAGAACGAGAAATTCAGCAATGGAGGGATTATGCAGGACCTGAAGATATAGATTATTTTGAATGTCAATTAGAACTTCAGCAAGATCTCCTGAAAAGTTATAATAATGTTGAAAGGATTATTGCTGAATATAATAAGCCAGACTCTGAACACCCAGATTATTATTGTAAATGGGAGAGCTTACCATATGCCGAGGCTACATGGGAAGATGGAGCTTTGATTGTTAAGAAGTGGCCAGAAAAAATTAAGGAGTTTCGTGATAGAGAAGAATCAAAGAGAACGCCAAGCAAACACTGCAAAGTTCTGAAATCGAGACCCAAATTTCACCAGTTAAAAGGGCAACCAGATTATATGGGTAAAGGGCGAGAATTAACACTTAGAGATTATCAAATGGATGGATTGAATTGGATGATACATTCTTGGTGCAAAGAAAATAG TGTTATTTTAGCAGATGAAATGGGTCTTGgtaaaacaatacaaactaTATGCTTCCTTTATTACTTGTTCCATACACAACAGCTTCACGGGCCATTTTTATTAGTAGTTCCTCTATCTACAATGACTTCCTGGCAAAGAGAAATGTCACAGTGGGCTCCAGACATGAATTTCGTAACATATTTGGGTGATGTTACTTCTCGTAATGTC attAGAGAATACGAGTGGTGTTACAGTTCAAAGAGATTAAAATTCAATGCCATACTTACCACGTACGAAATAGTACTTAAGGACAAAGCATTTTTGGGTGCCTTAAATTGGGCAGTGTTATTAGTTGACGAGGCGCACCGATTAAAAAATGACGATTCCCTTTTATATAAAGCACTAGCCGACTTTCATACAAATCATCGGCTTTTAATAACTGGTACACCGTTGCAAAACAGCTTGAAAGAATTATGGGCTTTACTACACTTCATAATGCCTGCTAA ATTTAATTCCTGGGAAGAGTTCGAGAAAGAACATGATAACGCGGCACAAAAGGGGTATTCGAAATTGCATAAACAATTGGAACCATTTATTTTGCGACGCGTCAAAAAAGATGTAGAAAAGTCATTACCTGCTAAGGTTGAACAGATTCTACGCGTGGAAATGACATCTTTACAAAAACAGTACTACAAATGGATATTGACAAAAAATTATAACGCATTACGAAAAGGTGTTAAAGGCTCTACTATGACTTTCctaaatattgttattgaatTAAAGAAGTGCTGTAATCACGCGTTTCTTACAAAACCTACGGAGAATGAGAGAAAAGATAATAATGAGGACTATCTGCAACAAATAATTCGTGGTTCTGGGAAGTTAGTTCTTCTTGATAAATTGTTGGTGAGACTGCGGGAGACAGGTCACCGAGTATTAATATTCAGTCAAATGGTTCGGATGTTAGATATTCTTGGCGAATATTTGCAAAAGCGGCATTTTCCATTCCAAAGGTTAGATGGAAGTATAAAAGGGGAATTACGGAAACAGGCGTTAGATCATTTTAATGCGGAAGGATCGCaagatttttgttttttattatcaacTAGAGCAGGTGGTCTAGGTATTAATCTGGCTACCGCTGATACGGTTATTATATTTGATTCTGACTGGAATCCACAAAACGATTTGCAAGCACAAGCCAGAGCACATCGTATTGGTCAAAAGAATCAG GTAAACATTTATCGATTAGTAACAAAGAATTCTGTAGAAGAAGAAATAGTAGAAAGAGCGAAGCAAAAGATGGTCCTCGATCATCTTGTGATTCAACGGATGGATACGACTGGTCGTACAGTATTAGATAAAAAAAACGCAGGGACCAATAACAATCCATTTAACAAAGAAGATCTAAATGCTATTTTGAAATTTGGCGCTGAAGATTTGTTCAAGGATGAAGAGGATGGAGACGAAGAGCCgact tGCGATATCGACGAAATCCTAAGAAGAGCGGAAACAAGAGACGAAGGGCCTTCAACGGTAGGAGATGAATTGCTGTCTGCATTCAAAGTAGCTAGTTTCGCTGCATTTGAAGAAGAGTCTGAACCTGTTAGTCAACCAAATGACAATGATGATGAAAGTAAAGACTGG GCGGAAATTATTCCAGAAAATTACAGGAAAAAagttgaagaagaagaaaagtcGAAAGAAATGGAAGATCTATATTTACCACCAAGAAGTCGAAAAACTCTACAacaaattaatcaaagtgaag GAAGAGGTAGAAAACGAAAGAAGGCTGATGATAGTGATGATGGAGAAGACTCTGGAAGTGAAGCTGAAGGTAGTGATGATGAACGTCCTAAGAAAAGAGGTAGACCGAGGGTTACTCCTcgggaaaatataaaaagcttCACTGATGCAGAA ATACGAAGATTTGTGAAAAGTTACAAGAAATTCCCTGCACCATTAAAACGTCTAGATGATATAGCAGCAGACGCGGAATTGCAAGAAAAACCAATGTCAGAATTGCGTTTCTTGGGAGACCAACTGAGAAGTAGATGTGATGCTTGTATAACTGAATTTGAAAGTACGGCCAAAGAAAATAAAGGGGAAGAAGAGGGTAAAGGTCCAGGCCGTAAAAGAGGTCGAGGTCCGACATTTAAGATTGGTGGTGTTATGGTTAATGCAAAATCTTTCTCGGCAGCAGTAAAGGAACTTGAACCTTTGGAACAAGCTTTGCCATCAGATTCTGAACAGCGATCGAATTGGCATATAGATGCCAA attaaaacCTGCCAACTTTGATGGTGATTGGAGTTCTGAAGATGATTCTAGACTTCTGAGAGGCATATACCAACATGGCATGGGTTCATGGGAAGCAATAAAAATGGACAGTAGTTTAAAACTTGGTGACAAAATTCTTCCCAATAGTAAGctccaattaaaaaaaattaatgcaCGAGCTGAATACCTGTTAAAAGTACTAAAGAAACAAATTGATACCAAATTAGGAGTG acTAAAGCAAGGAAACCAAGAAAGGCAAAAGAAGTGAAATCTgcaattacgaaagaaattatagaagaaAATGACAGTTCAGGTGATGAAAGTAGTAAAGCTAAATCAAAAGTGGAAAAg CCACCCgtgaagaaagaggaagaggtgGTTgtcaaaaaagaaactaaagaaGAAGTTGAAGATGTCccagaagagaagaagaaggacaaaaaaactaaaaaggagaagaaagaaaataaaaggactAAAAAGACTAAACAAGCTGCTGGGCCAATGCATTTTACTGCTAATAACGAACCAAGAGCTCTTGACGTTCTTGGAGACCTAGATCCTTCTATATTTAACGAG TGCAAAGAAAAAATGAGACCCGTAAAGAAAGCACTTAAAGCTTTAGACAGGCCTGATCAGTCTTTAAGTGAAGCAGAGCAAGTTGCTCATACAAGGCAGTGCCTTGTACAAATTGGAAATCAAATTAATACCTGCCTAGAAGAATACAGGGACCCAGAACAAATTAAAGAGTGGAGAAGTAATTTATGGTACTTTGTGTCAAAGTTCACAGAATTTGATGCAAAAAAACTTTATAAGTTATATAAACATGCGACTAAGAAGGGTGGTGACGGTAGTATGAGTGCTACATCCAGtccagaaaaaaaggaagaatctAGTAACCCTAAG AAGCATACTGACAAAACATATGACAAACATATCGATAAACCGCAAGTAGATACTAATAAAGAAAGATCACAAAAACGTAGAGTCGAAGATATGGAGGAAACATCTAATAGTAGCACGCCAAGTAAGAAACACTTCTCAGCCATTTCTGCTGTAAGCAGTATCAGCAATACGTCTACGGTTACTATTGGTGCTATCACTATTACTCCTATTACATCGACTCCAAATTCTACATCAAGTACCACTAATAGTACGGACACGCCGCGACATAAAGAAAAAGAGTCGAAACACAACAAGGATGTAAAAAGAGATAGGGATCGCGACAGAGATAGAGACAGAGCACATGGTGATAGGAGTATGGATAGAATGAGTGGAGGAAAAGACGAGAGGATCAGACGAGATAGCGGTGGTTATAGCATAAGTGGTCACTATAGTGGTAGCAGAGAAGATGATCATTGGCTGTCGCGTGATGGAAGAGATATGAGAGATGGAAG ATTTGGAGATCACAAACGTGATCGCTTCGATTCTTACGGACGAATGTCCAGTGGATATCACCGTGACAGAGACAGAGATCGTGATCGAAACATGCACATGAATGATAAAAGAAG ATATCCGTCAGGACCGCCAAGTTATGGATATGGCCCAGGAGGAtatggcggtggtggtggtggtggctaCCCTCCTTCAGATATTCCCCCAAGCCACTTTAGAGGGCGAGGTTATCCCGGAGACGGGTATCCTAGCGACTGGCGATCAAACAAAGATTATAGACGGGACTATGATAGAAGACCTCCTCCACCAAATGCCAACTCCTAG